Proteins encoded together in one Deltaproteobacteria bacterium window:
- a CDS encoding ABC transporter substrate-binding protein, translating into MKTTFTAAILLGTAFSAHAGETVVKVGFCARTITSAAAPFAIAMKRGWYGKAGLKVQLVPVPGSTDCVKLVATGDLPWSLPSIEPIPAARQQGVKAKIFYTAYQGNIYGIAVPKESAIRSVKDLKGKKIGVASMGSAGVPVARGILAMNGLDPDNDAQIVVVGEAAQAAALIRGGQVQALSLYDTQYALVESAGQPVRLLDSGPVARFPSNGFFALEETVKKDRARAVALTQGYAMGTVFAMANPQAAVKILYDVYPQTKPSGKTDEQALRDDVKTLLARAEHWKLEAGGVKRWGESSIKDFDAYEDFLLRWKVIQQKVPETDVVSNELIDEVNRFDAAAVAAEARAWK; encoded by the coding sequence TTCACGGCGGCGATCCTCCTCGGTACCGCATTCTCCGCGCACGCCGGGGAAACGGTCGTCAAGGTCGGATTCTGCGCGCGCACGATCACGTCCGCGGCGGCCCCGTTTGCCATCGCGATGAAGAGAGGCTGGTACGGGAAGGCGGGACTGAAGGTGCAGCTCGTGCCCGTGCCTGGCTCGACGGATTGCGTGAAGCTCGTGGCGACCGGCGATCTGCCTTGGTCGCTGCCTTCGATCGAGCCGATTCCCGCCGCGCGACAGCAGGGTGTGAAGGCGAAGATCTTCTACACGGCGTACCAGGGGAACATCTACGGGATCGCCGTTCCGAAGGAGAGCGCGATCCGCTCGGTCAAGGACTTGAAGGGAAAGAAGATCGGCGTCGCCTCGATGGGATCGGCCGGCGTCCCCGTCGCGCGCGGCATCCTGGCGATGAATGGCCTCGATCCCGACAACGACGCGCAGATCGTGGTGGTGGGCGAGGCGGCGCAGGCGGCGGCGCTGATCCGCGGCGGCCAGGTGCAGGCGCTTTCGCTCTACGACACGCAGTACGCGCTGGTCGAGAGCGCGGGTCAGCCGGTGCGCCTGCTCGATTCCGGACCCGTCGCCCGCTTTCCTTCGAACGGCTTCTTCGCGCTCGAAGAGACGGTGAAAAAGGATCGTGCCCGGGCGGTGGCGCTCACCCAGGGGTACGCGATGGGTACCGTCTTCGCGATGGCGAACCCCCAGGCGGCGGTGAAGATCCTCTACGACGTCTATCCGCAGACGAAGCCGTCGGGGAAGACCGACGAGCAGGCCCTCCGCGACGACGTGAAGACGTTGCTCGCGCGCGCCGAGCACTGGAAGCTCGAGGCGGGCGGGGTGAAGCGCTGGGGCGAAAGCTCGATCAAGGACTTCGACGCGTACGAGGACTTCCTTCTTCGCTGGAAGGTGATCCAGCAGAAGGTACCGGAGACGGACGTGGTCAGCAACGAGCTGATCGACGAGGTGAATCGATTCGACGCGGCAGCGGTGGCGGCGGAAGCGAGGGCGTGGAAGTAA